One Corynebacterium efficiens YS-314 DNA segment encodes these proteins:
- a CDS encoding dihydrofolate reductase family protein, with amino-acid sequence MAIVYNAATTVNGFLADDRDSLQWLFDVPGSAETEADITTFLDSVGAVVMGSTTYEWLLDALDSPTRLNESYGDRPIWVFSSRTLPTHPDTHVRVVNSPVSGVLPRIRETPGDIWVMGGGDLAGQFLDTGALDRIILTIAPVFLPSGRPTLPRRLESDRLTLVGTRPLGQFVEVTYDVTGG; translated from the coding sequence ATGGCCATCGTCTACAACGCCGCCACCACGGTCAACGGCTTTCTCGCAGATGACCGTGATTCCCTGCAGTGGCTCTTCGACGTCCCCGGATCCGCCGAGACGGAAGCGGATATCACCACATTCCTCGATAGCGTCGGCGCTGTAGTCATGGGCTCCACCACCTATGAATGGTTGCTGGACGCCCTCGACTCCCCCACCCGGTTGAACGAGAGTTATGGTGACCGCCCGATCTGGGTGTTCTCCTCCAGGACACTGCCGACCCACCCGGACACCCACGTCCGCGTGGTCAACTCACCGGTGTCCGGGGTGCTACCCCGGATCCGGGAGACCCCGGGGGATATCTGGGTGATGGGTGGCGGTGATCTGGCGGGTCAGTTCCTGGACACCGGAGCCCTGGACCGGATCATCCTCACCATCGCGCCGGTGTTTCTGCCGTCCGGCAGGCCGACGCTGCCCAGACGCCTGGAAAGTGACCGTCTCACACTGGTGGGTACCCGCCCCCTGGGTCAGTTCGTTGAGGTGACCTACGACGTGACGGGTGGCTAA
- a CDS encoding carbohydrate ABC transporter permease, with amino-acid sequence MKRKTKNLILNYAGVVFILFWGLAPFYWMVVTALRDSRHTFDTTPWPTHVTLQNFRDALATDKGNNFLAAIGNSLIVSLTTTALAVIVGVFTAYALARLDFPGKGIITGIILAASMFPGIALVTPLFQLFGNIGWIGTYQALIIPNISFALPLTIYTLVSFFRQLPWELEEAARVDGATRGQAFRKILLPLAAPALFTTAILAFIASWNEFMLARQLSTTATEPVTVAIARFSGPSSFEYPYASVMAAGALVTVPLIIMVLIFQRRIVSGLTAGGVKA; translated from the coding sequence ATGAAACGCAAGACCAAGAACCTAATCCTCAACTACGCAGGCGTGGTGTTCATCCTGTTCTGGGGGCTGGCGCCGTTCTACTGGATGGTGGTCACTGCACTGCGGGATTCCCGCCACACCTTCGACACCACCCCCTGGCCCACGCACGTGACCCTGCAGAACTTCCGGGATGCGCTGGCCACCGACAAGGGCAACAACTTCCTGGCGGCGATCGGCAACTCGCTGATCGTCAGTCTCACCACCACCGCCCTCGCGGTGATCGTGGGCGTGTTCACCGCCTATGCGCTGGCACGCCTGGACTTCCCCGGTAAGGGGATCATCACCGGCATCATCCTGGCGGCCTCGATGTTCCCGGGTATCGCCCTGGTGACCCCGCTGTTCCAGCTGTTCGGCAACATCGGCTGGATCGGCACCTACCAGGCGCTGATCATCCCGAACATCTCCTTCGCCCTGCCGCTGACCATCTACACCCTGGTGTCCTTCTTCCGCCAGCTGCCGTGGGAGCTCGAGGAGGCCGCCCGTGTGGACGGCGCGACCCGGGGGCAGGCCTTCCGCAAGATCCTGTTACCCCTGGCCGCCCCGGCGCTGTTCACCACCGCGATCCTGGCGTTCATCGCCTCGTGGAATGAGTTCATGCTGGCCCGTCAGCTGTCCACCACCGCCACCGAACCGGTCACCGTGGCCATCGCCCGCTTCTCCGGGCCGAGTTCCTTCGAGTACCCGTATGCCTCGGTGATGGCAGCCGGTGCCCTGGTCACCGTCCCACTGATCATCATGGTGCTCATCTTCCAGCGACGCATCGTCTCCGGCCTGACCGCGGGTGGTGTGAAGGCCTAG
- a CDS encoding carbohydrate ABC transporter permease: MAKMKQARSAAWLIAPAMIVLTVVIGYPIVRAVWLSFQADKGLDPTTGLFTDGGFAGFDNYLYWLTQRCMSPDGTVGTCPPGTLATDFWPALRITLFFTVVTVTLETILGMVMALIMSKEFRGRALVRAAVLIPWAIPTAVTAKLWQFLFAPRGIINELFGLNISWTTDPWAARAAVILADVWKTTPFMALLILAGLQMIPKGTYEAARVDGASAWQQFTRITLPLVKPALMVAVLFRTLDALRMYDLPVIMISASSNSPTAVISQLVVEDMRQNNFNSASALSTLIFLLIFFVAFVMIRFLGADVSGQRGTEKNRRRWRRPGRKGAAVAGAGVGITGAAVASEVASS; encoded by the coding sequence ATGGCCAAGATGAAACAGGCGCGATCAGCCGCATGGTTGATCGCGCCAGCCATGATTGTCCTGACGGTGGTGATCGGCTACCCCATCGTCCGTGCCGTCTGGTTGTCCTTCCAGGCGGACAAGGGTCTCGATCCCACCACCGGGTTGTTCACCGACGGTGGTTTCGCCGGTTTCGACAATTACCTGTACTGGCTCACCCAACGCTGCATGTCCCCCGACGGCACCGTGGGTACCTGTCCGCCCGGTACCCTGGCCACCGACTTCTGGCCGGCCCTGCGCATCACCCTGTTCTTCACCGTGGTCACCGTCACCCTGGAGACCATCCTGGGTATGGTCATGGCCCTGATCATGAGCAAGGAGTTCCGCGGCCGGGCCCTCGTCCGCGCCGCGGTCCTGATCCCGTGGGCGATCCCGACGGCGGTCACCGCGAAGCTGTGGCAGTTCCTGTTCGCCCCACGGGGCATCATCAATGAACTCTTCGGACTCAATATCAGCTGGACCACCGATCCGTGGGCGGCACGCGCCGCGGTCATCCTCGCCGATGTCTGGAAGACCACCCCGTTCATGGCGCTGCTCATCCTCGCCGGGCTGCAGATGATCCCCAAGGGCACCTATGAGGCCGCCCGTGTGGACGGGGCCAGCGCCTGGCAGCAGTTCACCAGGATCACCCTCCCCCTGGTCAAACCGGCCCTGATGGTCGCGGTGCTGTTCCGCACCCTGGATGCCCTGCGCATGTACGACCTGCCGGTGATCATGATCTCCGCCTCCTCGAACTCCCCCACCGCCGTGATCTCCCAGCTGGTGGTCGAGGACATGCGTCAGAACAACTTCAACTCGGCCTCCGCGCTGTCGACGTTGATCTTCCTGCTCATCTTCTTCGTGGCCTTCGTCATGATCCGGTTCCTCGGGGCGGATGTTTCCGGGCAGCGCGGAACGGAGAAGAACAGGCGGCGGTGGCGCAGGCCCGGCCGGAAGGGCGCGGCTGTTGCCGGGGCAGGCGTCGGCATCACCGGTGCCGCGGTGGCAAGTGAGGTGGCATCATCATGA